Within the Girardinichthys multiradiatus isolate DD_20200921_A chromosome 12, DD_fGirMul_XY1, whole genome shotgun sequence genome, the region ACACAGGTActcatattttgtttgtttgattagTAATTTAAGTTTAGTAAGCCAGGTAGAGTGGCGCCAGTTCTCCACATGAATGATTCCTTTGCAGTTTGAGATGGAAGAAGGGCCCAGGTCATGCCCACTGCTCATTGAGGAGAGTACAAATAACCAGTGTTTTCACAACAAAGTCTCCAGTAACATCAGAAAAATAGCTAGATTTGGCACTCATTGCTCCTTTGAATAGACAGGTTTGAACACTAGTGAAAAGTTGCCAAATTGGCAACAATGAACATAGTACATTAATGCCACCTTGTGGTAGCAGCAGGATGTTGCAACCATCTAGGAAAAAGTactaactttgagtcttcttaTGGAGTAAATATTCTGCCCACTGAAGAGGTGCTATTTGTTGACAAGGCTGCAACTGATCAACGTGTCCTTAGCTGGAAATCCACGAGTAAAACCAACCATACCAAATGTAGAAATCTTGTGTCTCAGGCTTATCTGATCTGCTCGCATATATTCCAGTTTACTCTGTCAGGAAGAGTTCATATCCTGTCTACAGAAACACCATTGTTTCTCCAACGTCCTGCTTCCCAAATCCAGTTTTCTTTTCCATAGAAATGGCATTTCGTAAAGGTCCAGTAGTGACAGATGACTTGACTTATATTACTGTTTGACTTTACCTGCTGCTTCCTATAAATGTTACTTCTACTTAGACCTTTCTGGAGCAAATGTATTTCTGTTCTTCTATTTATCCCCCATCCATCTGTACAGTTGTGTGTTGCTGATGTCTGTTTAGAAAATGACCTATGTTCAGAACTTGATCCAGATGCATGTCCATGTGCGATTCAGAGCTGCTCCTTCAGGCTTTAGTGTGCTCCTGTGCCAAGCAGCGATCACCCAGCTTCTGAAGGAAGACCTGTCACTGTTTCAGTGTCCCCAGGAAGCTCAAGCAAGcctggaagaggaggaaaaagTATTCTGTAAGTTTTTTAGTTGCCTGCTATATGACGGGATTGTCAGTTTTGATTTGTAGGTATCCACTAAAACAGATCCAAGTAATCAGGATGTGCTGCTATTTATTAATATCTTTATATCTGGTTCTGTTCTACTTTCAGTACTTGAGTCAGAAGCAGTCCAACGGCTCTTCTTGAACCAGCTGATAGATGTAGCGCTGAGATGGAATCAAGAGCTCCCCAAGTACCCCTTGTCCTCTTCCCACAGCTTTCAGTGTTCTGTTCACGCCATCAAGAACACAAGGAGGAAGATGGAAGACAAACATGTGGTGCTGGCTGAATTTAACCAGCTCTTCGGGATCCAGGTACAGCCAATAAAACCCAAACACTACTCGTTACCAAGTTATCACAGAGCAACCTCATTGTTGCTCTGCCTCTCTCTGACCCGGGTCTAGGACGGAGTGGACCGTGCCTACTACGCTGTGTTCGATGGACATGGAGGGGTGGATGCTGCCACTTACGCTGCCACTCACCTCCATGTTGCTCTGAGCAAACAGGAGATGCTGAAGAGTGATGCTGACGTGGCTTTTAAAAGGGCCTTCAAGCACACAGACGACATGTTCAGACGTAAAGCCAAGCGGGAGGTATGACAGTGTTCTACAACATCCTGTTTTCACTTCATATACCACACTCTGTATGCTTTAGGAATCTATAATCAGAGTCGTGTGTGTCAACAGCGTCTGCGGAGTGGGAGCACAGCGGTGGCTGTGCTGATCCACGGTCAGCAGCTGACTGTGGCTTGGCTTGGAGACTCTCAGGCAATGTTGGTTAGAAAGGGACAGGGTGTTACACTCATGGAGCCCCACAAACCGGAGAGAGAGGTAATGTTATAACTGTGCTGCCAGAAAATTGGTTTGATGCTTTTTGGAAGAAATGTGTAATACACCTCCCTTCAGCAAGGTTTCCTGCTACAAACACCAGGGCGAACAGCACTAGTAACACCATCTCTACCTGCTTCACCTTGTCACATAGTTAAATAACGCTGAGTCAGTCAGATTTGAAGTTTGAAACAATTAGTAATATGATTTTACTTTTACCTTCTCCTTCTAATGACAGTAGAGAAACAGTAGACAGAAATCTTTCAATTCCTAGCTTGTCTAAAGAGAATATGGTCTTGTCACTGACATCATGTTTTCATCTTATTTTGTGAAGTCATGCCAGTATCTTGTCTGTTGTGATAATTTATCAGATGGTGAACTTTGGTAAAGTCTAAGGTTCAAAAAGTTGACAATAGGATAATATTCCTTTTACATAGTGAGACTCTGCTCCGTCAAAAATAACTCAAACTGAATAAAGAAGTTGGTTAAAAAATGCTCCCTGTGGTTCCAATACCATACCTCATATTAACAATCTTATGGAACAATACAGCTCCAAACCCTTCACCCGTTAGGAATGTGAACCTGAGCAAGAATCACCTTCATTAGATGGTAATCTTGTTCTGAGCGTTTATTACCTGAATAAACACCAGTTTATGGAGTCCCATAGACAGAGGAGACTTGGTAGTAAAAGCTTGGTATGAAACGTTGGTCCATTTGCAGGTCTCTGCCTGTTCTTGAGAGTTCTGAGAGTAGTCAGAGAAGGTTTTCTTTCAAGTGAGTTGTTACACAGCAGATACCTTTAAGTGTAAAAACAGCTCACATTTTCACTGGCCCATCCATTTATTTTCTACAGAAATGGATACGCATGTTGTTCCATGTCTACACAAAAATGATTTGATTAATGAATATATTAGTCGGTAAATTTTTGTTACAAAGGATCATTGGAGATAAATCCATTCATTGTTTCTTTCAGATGGTGCTATGCTAACATTCTAATTGCTAATATTCTTATGGATAGAAATGACTcaagcaatgaccttttgtttgtttggagtggcctagttgttagaacaggaggtttgtgttctggagggaacacaaggggtcaggttcgtatcccacagattaccactgtgtccctgagcaagacccttagccccagaatgctccccgggtgccgcacaatggcagcccactgctccctgtaagggatgggttaaatttcgttgtaatgtacatgtgcaatgaccaataaagatggttattattatttattattattatccacCATATTTTCTTTAGCAGTACTAAAGGTCAACATGATTAactttccataaaaaaaaaagaatgatactACCTGCACATGGTCTCTAAAATAAAATGGTGTCATTAAAAGTCATTAGCTTGCTGGCTTCTCTGTAATCTTGCTATtaaacagaataaattacaGCAACACTCAACACTTTCTTCATCAGTGTAACAATGTTTGATTATTAATAAGGTTTGTGCACCTTTGATTTCCCTAAACCTCTGTGACTGGCCACATCTTACAGTATATTTATTGTTTCTGACCAGTATTTGGACAGCTTTAGAGTtaaacagttgaaaccagcagaGAGCTACATCATATGCAGATCCTGTGTGGACTGAAGAGGAAGATGTTTATGTTGTTCTCTTTTGTTCTCTGATTCACAGGATGAGAAACAGAGAATAGAAGATCTTGGGGGTTGTATTACGTTCATGGGTTGCTGGCGTGTTAATGGCACCTATGCTGTCTCCAGAGCCATCGGTAAGCTACAGTTTGCTGTTTATTTCCTAGAGATGCCTTTGTCCTTAATACCGATCTAAgttgtatttaaatatttctaaatttgGTGCAACAGAGCAATCTAGGCAATTGCTTCCTTAAAAGCAAAGCTTTGCATATACTTAACAACTCAGTGGCTGTGAAATGCTATAAAACAACCACATATCATTCAAGCCAATTCACCATTCAGTTATTTTGTGATTTGTTGAATGCATAGATAACAAAATTCAATAAACCTTGTAGGCGTGTTCAGCTATATAGAAAGTGTTggaaaaatctagaaaatgttGGCATATCAGCTGATCAGGAGTCAACAACAACAAGGAGACCTCGAAAAGCACAACAACAAACCATTTTCAGTGCTGCTGCACAACTAACGCAAAAGCTGGAGCTGTTCTGGTGGGCTGATGCAGCCAGAAACCTCAACTAAGCGAACTAGGCGTTTCTCGGCTGAACAAAGCAGCACCATTGGTACCAACCCTCTGTTGTGAAACTGTAGATCTCTGCTAACCTGGTGTTATATCCCACTGATCCGAACTATTTTAgcttgagttgttttaaatagCTAAAGTCAGCTAAAACAGGTGATGACTGTACGCTTTCACCAATCATTTTACTACAGGTGATGAAACTGTAACTAATGATttcacagaacctcacttcaaaaagtCTGAACTAACCTTTTAAGTCTTAATTTAGAGATAAGTTTTTCAATCTGAGATTTAAAGACAGACTTAAAACCTAAACTGTGAACATTTGAATTTCATCCCATTGAACAGTTTAGATAGAAACTATTTCTAGTGTTTCCTGCATTTAACAGCAGCTTAAGTTGTGCTAAAGTGGAATGAACAACACCACAGGTAACTAACTATTTATAGAGGTGATAAATGGCATctgcatgaaaatgaaaagcagCAGTGATGCACTAATTCTAATAACCAGCAGGTGGCACTGATGAGCTTTGAAAGCCTCATAATGAACAATGGTTTCAACTGAAGTGGCTGTGAAGCTTTCATGGTTGAAGAAACCTTTACAGGcttgtgaaataaattaaccAAATGATATCTTCTTCAGTGAAAAGGCCTTCCTGCCTGCACTGATGTGCTGTAAGTTGTTCTAAGTTTTCTCCAAGCTACTAATCCCATTCACATCCCTGCTCCAGGTGACTTTGACCAGAAGCCATATGTGTCCGGGGACGCAGATTCTTCAACCATCCAGCTGCTGGGGGATGAGGACTATGTGCTGCTGGCGTGTGATGGTTTCTTTGATGCCGTCAAACCTTCCGAGGTCCCAGAACTGGTTGTTGATGCACTCCAGGAGACTGGTGACCCTGAAGGTAGAGAAGATCATCCACCAAAACAAGTTGAAGATGGTGTGGCACACAGAGTTGCTGAGAAGTTGGTAGGTTATGCTAAGGCTGCAGGGTCCAGTGATAACATCACGGTAATGGTAGTGTTCCTGTGTCCGACCGGGCCGCTGCTGGCTGGAACTGGACATAGGCTCCACCTGTGAGCCATGGTCCTGTTTGACAGACTTCCTCATCTCCTGGACTCAGATGATGGCCCTCACATAAACACAACTGAGTGGGGAGGACAAAACTGCTTCCAACTTCTAGAAGTCAAATTATCCCCAGCCCATAATTGTGCCAGAATGGCACTTGTCTATATATCATACATGGATAAGAAACAATGTAAAAACCATGTTACTTGAGCTTATATGGGCTTTAAACGGGATTTACAATGGATCTCAAAATATACATACCCCTGTGGAAATAGCCAGTATTGTTACATCCCATAATGCAATACCCTAAATGACTAGAAACAATGCCTGCCTAAGAGATGGGGCTATACCCTGCACGGATAACCAGTCTGTCACAGGGCAACATGAACAAGACCAACAAcctttttacacacacacacacacacactcacacacctaCCTGAGGGCAATTTACAGCGGCCACTTAGACTAACCTGCCTGTCTTTAGACAGTAGatggaagctggagtacccagtgggAACACGTGTAAGCATAGGGAGAACTACACTCAGAACGTGACAGATCACCATGCAACTGTCAGTAGGGATCCAACGTCTAGGTTCTGACTCAGTTCTCATGCATTTGCCCTCCATCTAAAGAAAGTTTTAGGAATGTTAGTTTTAGGTCTTGGTTAATGTCTGAtccattaaaagaaataaaataatatacttTTTGGTAATTAATGGGTTAATTGAGAAACTGTTACCATGGTGATAAAAAGTCGATGTTCTCTAAGTTGCTGtagttaaataataatttttcacTTAAAAACTGTTACTATTTTTCCCTGCAACACATTGAGCCCAGCTAGTTCTGTTATTGGATCATGGGACTGAAAGCACGCCCTCCCCTGACTTGTTTAACAGTCCCTAACCCAAACAGAAAGTAGCCACTTGTCTGCTGAGTCTTGTGCACACTCACATTGGCAGAGCTGAGCAGTTGAGCTCACACACATCATGATGTCATCTGGGACTTTCCAAACAAAAAGTTCCACCTGTGCAGTCTTAGCATGGCATAGACTGCATGCGAGTGCACATGATTTCTCATAAAGGATGGTCATGCATGATCATTTCATTCAGTAATGCCAATAATTCATGGTTGGCCTTGTTTGGACCTTTGATCCATTTATTAGAGGAACATTTTAAAGCTGAAACTCCGCCTGGTTAGAGATTGTAGTGTGAAAGTAAAGCCTTTCCCCCTGTGACAGATTTCAACATATCATTTTAACCTGTATGTATTCAACTAACCTTATCAGATTTaatatattgatttattttgagcTGTATAAGTTACATTTCAGAGTGTTCTCTTAGCACAGTTTAGTCATATCTGTGACAGTGAGGCTGTTACCATTTTAATCTGAATGTGTTTCAGGCTTCATCTTCTTAACAATCTGTTCTGTTGATGCCATCAGTATTAAATGCTTGTTCTGGATggaactgtgttttaaagctaaAGGACCCAAAGATCCTGGTTTTAATGTTCCTCATGGAAACGTCTAGTCTGTAGCCCCTTTCAGATCATAGTTCTGTAATAATTACTGTAATGGAACCTTTTGTTCTGTGCTAACGTCTCATGACTGTGTTAAACATATGATTTATCTTATGTCATGTCTTTATGCTTATGGACTCAGTGTGGAATAGATTTCTCTGCTTTGCCAGTCTGCAGAAATCAGCCAGCACTGATTTCTGCAGCTGCAAGAAATGGATAAACAGAAGTCAGTTCTCAGTCTGTCCTGTGAACAGTTTTGCGCTTCTCCTGTCCTTTGGTATAAAGTACATGTACTTACTCTGTAGGTCAGAGGTTACACTCTGATGCAGAAGCTCTGTGTTACAGTATTTGGTCTCATCTTGTAAGATACTTTAAAAAACCTGGCTGAGTGAGTCTTAGCTTAACAGTGATTGGATAATTTTATCGCTTCATCACTTTAcacccccccctcccccccaccCCCAGTCATGCCTTCACCATTACCGCCCTGTGCTCTGTGTCCTCCTTAAGTGGATCAGTATGTCCCCCCAAATCTCCAACCTCCAGTTCCACAATAAAAGCTTTCAGCTAATCAATGCAGCCAGAACTCATAGATCACAGCTTGAAAGTAAATCCTTAAAGGCGCTACTGGAACCTTTATAACTGTCTTGTAAAAGATAGCAGGCTAATAAAAGCTGACACCAAACTGTGCTGAGACAAAGTATTAAATGCCTTTTTTCATCTCTTAAGAAAATGTTGATGTTAAACTTGTTGGCTGGTGTACTAAGTCCAACTCTGTCAGTGTTATTTACTCATGTTTGATGATTCTTTTgaaaaaagtttatgtttttagaAATGGTTACTAACCACGTCTCATTGGATATGATGTCACAATGTTACCTCTGAATATTCACTGATGGAACCATACTCTCTTACACGGTGTATTAATGACAGCGTTGGTTTTGcagttttgtatttactaatgactaaataaaaaacataatggTAATCATTAACTTGTTGACTGAGAGTAAAATGGTGTAAAGTTTCTTGAAAATTAAGTGAAACGTGAgttaaatgaaaatcattttattaattttagagaggattttttttcccttaaatgTACTCTttggtcaaataaaacaaatccaacaacTGTGCCTTTTTA harbors:
- the ppm1f gene encoding protein phosphatase 1F; this encodes MEEEAQCFLRRFVQEFPAALKEDRPLPVSSLSRKVSLEELHGESLELGQRLLAARAAPSGFSVLLCQAAITQLLKEDLSLFQCPQEAQASLEEEEKVFLLESEAVQRLFLNQLIDVALRWNQELPKYPLSSSHSFQCSVHAIKNTRRKMEDKHVVLAEFNQLFGIQDGVDRAYYAVFDGHGGVDAATYAATHLHVALSKQEMLKSDADVAFKRAFKHTDDMFRRKAKRERLRSGSTAVAVLIHGQQLTVAWLGDSQAMLVRKGQGVTLMEPHKPEREDEKQRIEDLGGCITFMGCWRVNGTYAVSRAIGDFDQKPYVSGDADSSTIQLLGDEDYVLLACDGFFDAVKPSEVPELVVDALQETGDPEGREDHPPKQVEDGVAHRVAEKLVGYAKAAGSSDNITVMVVFLCPTGPLLAGTGHRLHL